From the Anabas testudineus chromosome 23, fAnaTes1.2, whole genome shotgun sequence genome, one window contains:
- the napepld gene encoding N-acyl-phosphatidylethanolamine-hydrolyzing phospholipase D isoform X1: protein METTWFRPVCLLLTCSCKLSKSTVSVLSLRSAQVSFISRSSSRCAGVPMEKPPSSDRAALEERIGLVKDGEVLRGAEGGEVNHQTPRKSSSSRKSFRLDYRLEEEVTKSCRDKHGRWTNPWDTWRFPSYSTLFRFFLLDKNHSNVPTTTEALDSELPVMEPYFVQNPDRSDSGPGLRVTWLGHATVLVEMDGLNILTDPIFSQRASPLQFMGPKRYRGPPCTVEQLPRIDAVVISHSHYDHLDAGSVGSLNARFGGELRWFVPLGLMDWLVKMGCENVMELDWWEENCVPGHDDVTFVCTPSQHWSKRTPLDDNRSLWGSWSILGPDHRFFFAGDTGYCPAFQEIGRRFGPFDLAAIPIGAYLPRDVMRGQHVDPEGAVQIHQDLQAKQSVAIHWGTFALAYEYYLEPPVRLREALEQKGLKPESFFTLHHGESRLIASQDNDVFH, encoded by the exons ATGGAAACGACGTGGTTcaggcctgtgtgtttgttattgacGTGCAGCTGTAAGTTGAGTAAATCCACTGTGAGTGTGCTGAGTTTAAGATCCGCTCAGGTGTCCTTcatcagcaggagcagctcaAG GTGTGCTGGTGTTCCCATGGAGAAGCCTCCATCTTCAGACAGAGCTGCACTGGAGGAGAGGATAGGCCTGGTGAAG GATGGTGAAGTGCTACGAGGTGCTGAGGGCGGAGAGGTGAATCATCAGACTCCAAGGAAAAGCAGCTCTTCCCGCAAAAGCTTCCGCCTGGACTATCGCCTGGAG GAGGAAGTGACAAAGTCCTGTCGGGACAAACATGGCCGCTGGACCAACCCCTGGGACACGTGGCGTTTCCCTTCCTACTCAACACTGTTCAGGTTCTTCTTGTTGGATAAAAATCACAGCAATGTGCCGACTACTACAGAG GCCTTGGACAGTGAGCTCCCAGTGATGGAACCCTACTTTGTCCAGAACCCGGACCGCTCAGACTCTGGTCCAGGTCTGAGGGTCACCTGGTTGGGTCATGCCACAGTTCTGGTTGAAATGGACgggttaaatattttaacagacCCAATCTTCAGCCAGAGGGCCTCACCCCTTCAGTTCATGGGGCCCAAGAGGTACAGAGGGCCTCCCTGCACCGTGGAGcag CTGCCCAGGATTGATGCTGTAGTCATCAGTCATTCTCATTATGACCATCTGGATGCTGGATCTGTGGGCAGTCTTAACGCACGCTTCGGAGGGGAGCTACGCTG GTTCGTGCCCCTGGGTTTGATGGACTGGTTGGTGAAGATGGGCTGTGAGAACGTGATGGAGTTGGATTGGTGGGAGGAAAACTGTGTCCCAGGTCATGATGATGTCACATTTGTGTGCACACCCTCTCAGCACTGGAGCAAACGCACACCGCTGGATGACAATAgg TCATTATGGGGGAGCTGGTCTATTCTGGGTCCAGACCATCGATTCTTCTTTGCTGGTGATACTGGCTACTGCCCTGCCTTCCAGGAAATAGGACGGCGTTTTGGACCATTTGACCTTGCAGCAATACCCATTGGAGCATATCTGCCCAG GGACGTGATGCGGGGGCAGCATGTAGATCCAGAGGGAGCTGTTCAGATTCACCAGGACCTTCAGGCTAAACAGTCGGTGGCCATTCATTGGGGGACCTTTGCGCTCGCCTATGAG TACTATCTGGAGCCACCAGTTCGTCTCAGAGAGGCCTTGGAGCAGAAAGGATTGAAACCAGAATCCTTCTTCACTTTGCATCACGGAGAGTCTCGCCTTATAGCATCACAGGACAATGACGTCTTCCACTGA
- the yeats4 gene encoding YEATS domain-containing protein 4, with amino-acid sequence MFKKMTEFGPDSGGRVKGVTIVKPIVFGNVARYFGKKREEDGHTHQWSVYVKPYRNEDMSAYVKKIQFKLHESYGNPLRVVTKPPYEITETGWGEFEIIIKIFFIDPNERPVTLYHLLKLFQSDSSAMPKKTVVSEFYDEMIFQDPTAMMQQLLTTSRQLTLGAYKHETEFSELEQRTKEKMEAAKKRTSQEITELKDKLKASRETINHLKAEIRKLEEDGDHKEH; translated from the exons GTGACTATTGTGAAGCCCATAGTGTTTGGAAATGTTGCCCGCTACTttgggaagaagagagaggaagatggacacacacaccaGTGGTCTGTCTATGTGAAGCCTTACAGAAATGAG GATATGTCTGCCTATGTGAAGAAGATCCAGTTCAAGCTACATGAGAGTTACGGTAACCCACTGAGAG TGGTGACAAAACCCCCATATGAGATTACAGAGACAGGATGGGGCGAGTTCGAGATCATCATCAAGATCTTCTTCATTGATCCTAATGAGAGACCA GTCACTCTGTACCACCTGTTAAAGCTGTTCCAGTCAGATTCCAGTGCCATGCCTAAGAAGACAGTTGTGTCTGAATTCTATGATGAAATG ATCTTCCAGGATCCTACGGCCATGATGCAGCAGCTACTAACAACATCAAGACAACTCACTCTGGGAGCCTACAAGCATGAAACAGAAT TCAGCGAGCTGGAACAGAGGACTAAGGAGAAAATGgaagcagcaaagaaaagaactaGTCAGGAAATCACAGAGCTCAAAGACAAACTCAAAGCTAGTAGAGAAACCATCAACCACCTGAAGGCTGAGATCAGGAAActggaggaggatggagacCACAAAGAGCACTGA
- the napepld gene encoding N-acyl-phosphatidylethanolamine-hydrolyzing phospholipase D isoform X2 → MEKPPSSDRAALEERIGLVKDGEVLRGAEGGEVNHQTPRKSSSSRKSFRLDYRLEEEVTKSCRDKHGRWTNPWDTWRFPSYSTLFRFFLLDKNHSNVPTTTEALDSELPVMEPYFVQNPDRSDSGPGLRVTWLGHATVLVEMDGLNILTDPIFSQRASPLQFMGPKRYRGPPCTVEQLPRIDAVVISHSHYDHLDAGSVGSLNARFGGELRWFVPLGLMDWLVKMGCENVMELDWWEENCVPGHDDVTFVCTPSQHWSKRTPLDDNRSLWGSWSILGPDHRFFFAGDTGYCPAFQEIGRRFGPFDLAAIPIGAYLPRDVMRGQHVDPEGAVQIHQDLQAKQSVAIHWGTFALAYEYYLEPPVRLREALEQKGLKPESFFTLHHGESRLIASQDNDVFH, encoded by the exons ATGGAGAAGCCTCCATCTTCAGACAGAGCTGCACTGGAGGAGAGGATAGGCCTGGTGAAG GATGGTGAAGTGCTACGAGGTGCTGAGGGCGGAGAGGTGAATCATCAGACTCCAAGGAAAAGCAGCTCTTCCCGCAAAAGCTTCCGCCTGGACTATCGCCTGGAG GAGGAAGTGACAAAGTCCTGTCGGGACAAACATGGCCGCTGGACCAACCCCTGGGACACGTGGCGTTTCCCTTCCTACTCAACACTGTTCAGGTTCTTCTTGTTGGATAAAAATCACAGCAATGTGCCGACTACTACAGAG GCCTTGGACAGTGAGCTCCCAGTGATGGAACCCTACTTTGTCCAGAACCCGGACCGCTCAGACTCTGGTCCAGGTCTGAGGGTCACCTGGTTGGGTCATGCCACAGTTCTGGTTGAAATGGACgggttaaatattttaacagacCCAATCTTCAGCCAGAGGGCCTCACCCCTTCAGTTCATGGGGCCCAAGAGGTACAGAGGGCCTCCCTGCACCGTGGAGcag CTGCCCAGGATTGATGCTGTAGTCATCAGTCATTCTCATTATGACCATCTGGATGCTGGATCTGTGGGCAGTCTTAACGCACGCTTCGGAGGGGAGCTACGCTG GTTCGTGCCCCTGGGTTTGATGGACTGGTTGGTGAAGATGGGCTGTGAGAACGTGATGGAGTTGGATTGGTGGGAGGAAAACTGTGTCCCAGGTCATGATGATGTCACATTTGTGTGCACACCCTCTCAGCACTGGAGCAAACGCACACCGCTGGATGACAATAgg TCATTATGGGGGAGCTGGTCTATTCTGGGTCCAGACCATCGATTCTTCTTTGCTGGTGATACTGGCTACTGCCCTGCCTTCCAGGAAATAGGACGGCGTTTTGGACCATTTGACCTTGCAGCAATACCCATTGGAGCATATCTGCCCAG GGACGTGATGCGGGGGCAGCATGTAGATCCAGAGGGAGCTGTTCAGATTCACCAGGACCTTCAGGCTAAACAGTCGGTGGCCATTCATTGGGGGACCTTTGCGCTCGCCTATGAG TACTATCTGGAGCCACCAGTTCGTCTCAGAGAGGCCTTGGAGCAGAAAGGATTGAAACCAGAATCCTTCTTCACTTTGCATCACGGAGAGTCTCGCCTTATAGCATCACAGGACAATGACGTCTTCCACTGA